A stretch of Imperialibacter roseus DNA encodes these proteins:
- the ald gene encoding alanine dehydrogenase, which yields MIIGVPKEIKNNENRVALTPAGVTELLKRGHEVHVQATAGEGSGFTDDSYKEAGANILPTIEATYQKAEMIMKVKEPIEAEYSLIKKDQLLFTYFHFASYEPLTHAMIKSGAVCLAYETVEKANGTLPLLIPMSEVAGRMSIQQGAKFLEKPMKGRGILLGGVPGVRPAKVMILGGGVVGTEAAKMAAGLGADVIILDLSLPRLRYLDDVMPANVKTLMSNEYNIRELIKDHDLIIGAVLIPGAKAPKLITKDMLKEMRPGTVMVDVAVDQGGCFETTKPTTHQDPVFIIDDVIHYCVANMPGAVPYTSTLALTNATLPYAIQLAGKGWKTACKENNELKLGLNVINGKVVYQAVSEAFNLDYTDVNTFLN from the coding sequence ATGATTATTGGGGTTCCTAAGGAGATTAAAAACAATGAAAACAGGGTTGCATTGACCCCTGCTGGCGTAACTGAATTATTAAAGAGAGGGCATGAGGTACACGTGCAAGCTACCGCAGGAGAAGGCAGCGGGTTCACTGATGATTCTTACAAAGAAGCCGGTGCCAACATACTTCCGACTATTGAAGCTACCTACCAGAAAGCTGAGATGATCATGAAAGTGAAGGAGCCTATCGAGGCAGAGTATTCGCTTATCAAGAAGGATCAATTGCTATTTACCTATTTTCACTTTGCCTCATACGAACCTCTCACTCATGCCATGATAAAGAGTGGGGCTGTTTGCCTTGCTTATGAGACCGTTGAAAAAGCAAATGGCACACTACCTCTTCTGATCCCTATGTCAGAAGTAGCAGGTAGAATGTCGATCCAACAGGGTGCCAAGTTTCTGGAGAAACCAATGAAGGGCCGTGGCATTCTGCTGGGAGGTGTACCTGGAGTTCGCCCGGCAAAAGTGATGATCCTGGGTGGTGGCGTAGTGGGTACTGAAGCAGCAAAAATGGCTGCGGGGCTCGGTGCTGACGTAATCATACTTGATCTGAGCCTCCCAAGGCTACGCTACCTGGATGACGTTATGCCTGCCAATGTAAAGACCCTGATGAGCAATGAATACAACATCCGTGAACTCATCAAGGATCATGATCTTATTATAGGTGCCGTACTTATTCCAGGCGCAAAGGCTCCAAAGCTCATCACCAAAGATATGCTGAAGGAAATGCGCCCAGGCACTGTGATGGTGGATGTGGCGGTAGATCAGGGTGGCTGCTTCGAAACTACCAAGCCAACTACTCACCAGGATCCGGTTTTCATCATCGATGATGTCATTCACTATTGCGTCGCCAATATGCCTGGTGCTGTTCCTTATACTTCCACACTGGCGCTGACCAATGCCACACTGCCCTATGCTATTCAGCTGGCCGGCAAGGGATGGAAAACAGCCTGTAAGGAAAACAATGAACTGAAGCTTGGCTTGAATGTGATCAACGGAAAAGTGGTATACCAGGCAGTATCAGAAGCTTTTAATCTGGATTATACCGACGTAAACACATTCCTGAATTAA
- a CDS encoding type I restriction enzyme HsdR N-terminal domain-containing protein, which produces MSKETRPLVIEKDGQTLIYDLLRRKYLVWTPEEAVRQQMVNYLIAELHYPKGLMSIEAGLHYNKRQKRTDLVVYDNNGKPHILVECKAPDVKLSRETIFQVSTYNKELDANILVITNGKEMICLQVEREKNILKTLDNIPPYK; this is translated from the coding sequence ATGAGCAAGGAAACCAGGCCGCTTGTAATTGAAAAGGACGGACAGACGCTCATTTATGACCTTCTTAGACGGAAGTACCTCGTTTGGACGCCCGAAGAAGCGGTCAGGCAGCAGATGGTGAATTATCTGATAGCTGAACTCCACTACCCAAAAGGTTTGATGTCAATAGAAGCGGGCTTGCACTACAACAAAAGGCAGAAGCGAACAGACCTTGTAGTGTATGACAACAACGGCAAGCCTCATATCCTGGTGGAGTGTAAAGCGCCTGATGTGAAGCTAAGTCGTGAAACAATATTTCAGGTGTCGACTTATAACAAAGAGTTGGACGCAAACATTTTGGTGATCACCAACGGAAAGGAAATGATTTGTCTTCAGGTGGAAAGGGAAAAGAATATCCTTAAAACACTTGATAATATTCCCCCTTATAAATAA
- a CDS encoding MFS transporter: MNLNLKNNKVVNAWCMYDWSNSVYNLVITSTIFPVYYSSVTRNFFGGEQVQFLGLTITNTVLYSYSISFSFLAIALFSPLLSGIADYGGMKKLFLRIFTYIGAAACITLYFFDGSNIELGIFASIVASIGYSGSLVFYNAFLPEITTSDRYDIVSAKGYAMGYAGSLLLLLFNLISITFPDWFGFANGGAASRFAFLLVGVWWLGFSLIPFHYLPTNPYNRKPAGKLLAHGYKEVRKVFRSLKDLPSMRRYLKAFFFYNMGVQTVMFLAATFGDKELKLPGEKLILTVLIIQVVAVAGSYLFAYVSKVKGNKISLSIMVVIWILVCLGAYFVTSAMQFYVVATVVGLVMGGIQSQSRSAFSKLIPENTIDHASYFSFYDVTEKLSIVIGTFAYGLIEQLTGSMRNSTLALATFFILGLLFLRQTNFNVIRLPKAEEAR, from the coding sequence ATGAACCTGAACCTTAAGAACAACAAGGTGGTGAATGCCTGGTGCATGTACGACTGGTCTAATTCGGTCTACAACCTGGTGATTACCAGTACCATTTTCCCAGTTTACTATAGTAGCGTCACAAGAAACTTCTTTGGTGGTGAGCAGGTGCAGTTTTTGGGGCTGACAATCACCAACACTGTCCTTTATTCATACTCGATTTCCTTTTCATTTTTAGCTATAGCGCTCTTTTCACCTTTACTATCGGGTATTGCAGATTATGGTGGGATGAAGAAGCTTTTTCTTCGCATCTTCACCTACATCGGAGCAGCGGCATGCATAACGCTTTATTTCTTTGATGGGAGCAATATAGAACTTGGTATTTTTGCTTCGATTGTCGCCAGTATTGGCTACTCGGGCAGCCTGGTTTTTTACAACGCCTTTTTGCCTGAAATCACCACCTCCGACAGGTATGATATCGTAAGCGCCAAGGGGTACGCCATGGGGTATGCCGGTAGCCTGTTGCTGCTTTTGTTTAACCTTATCTCCATTACTTTTCCCGATTGGTTTGGGTTTGCTAATGGGGGAGCAGCGTCACGATTTGCCTTTCTGCTGGTAGGCGTCTGGTGGTTGGGGTTTTCGCTTATTCCCTTTCACTATCTGCCAACAAATCCCTACAATCGGAAACCTGCCGGAAAGCTGCTGGCACATGGGTACAAGGAAGTGAGGAAGGTGTTTAGATCTCTAAAAGACTTACCTTCTATGCGACGTTACCTGAAGGCTTTCTTTTTCTACAACATGGGGGTACAAACCGTCATGTTTTTGGCCGCAACTTTTGGCGACAAAGAATTGAAGCTACCGGGTGAAAAACTAATTCTTACGGTGTTGATCATACAAGTGGTAGCCGTGGCTGGGTCATATTTGTTCGCCTATGTATCCAAGGTAAAGGGGAACAAAATATCGTTGTCGATAATGGTTGTGATCTGGATTTTGGTTTGCCTTGGGGCATACTTTGTTACTTCCGCTATGCAATTCTATGTAGTAGCCACTGTTGTCGGGTTAGTGATGGGGGGTATACAGTCCCAGTCCCGGTCGGCATTTTCTAAGCTGATACCGGAAAACACCATTGACCATGCTTCATACTTTAGCTTCTATGACGTAACGGAAAAGCTGTCAATTGTGATCGGTACATTTGCTTATGGGTTGATAGAGCAACTCACAGGAAGCATGCGAAACAGCACGCTGGCCCTTGCAACCTTTTTTATTTTGGGTCTCCTTTTCTTGAGACAAACTAATTTCAACGTTATCAGGCTTCCGAAAGCGGAAGAAGCTAGATGA
- a CDS encoding ExbD/TolR family protein, producing the protein MGKFKKSSGTSQEIPTAALPDIIFMLLFFFMVTTVMRETELLVKQELPRATQLSKIERKSLVSYIYIGPPKNTATFGTEPKIQVNDVFITPKDVVQFVNTEKDKLSEVERDQITMSMKVDIEAKMGIVADVQQELREANARKVLYSSRQGMDNL; encoded by the coding sequence ATGGGAAAGTTTAAAAAGAGTTCCGGTACTTCTCAGGAGATACCTACAGCTGCTCTTCCTGATATCATCTTTATGCTGCTGTTCTTCTTCATGGTAACCACCGTGATGAGGGAAACAGAGCTATTGGTGAAACAGGAGTTGCCCAGGGCGACTCAGCTTTCAAAGATTGAACGCAAGTCTTTGGTGAGCTATATATACATAGGCCCCCCTAAGAACACTGCAACTTTTGGTACAGAGCCTAAAATTCAGGTAAATGATGTATTCATCACGCCAAAAGATGTTGTCCAGTTTGTAAATACAGAAAAGGATAAGCTTAGCGAAGTGGAAAGAGATCAGATTACAATGTCAATGAAGGTGGATATTGAAGCCAAAATGGGTATTGTAGCTGATGTGCAGCAGGAATTGAGAGAGGCAAATGCCAGAAAGGTGCTTTACAGCTCCCGTCAAGGCATGGATAATCTATAA
- a CDS encoding ExbD/TolR family protein, translating into MASKKNRPSTEVNAGSMADIAFLLLIFFLVTTTMANDKGIAMLLPPKPDPNQPPPEVKENDRNIFKIQANSKDLLLVEDEPLTDIEELKPMIKEFILNFGRPSEDAMMVYNDLPAPMKSFVSAYGRRKDSSDGPDKAIVSFKADRGTSYELYITVLDEVNAAYNEVYGERIGKTAQEFLQLDQKDPEQKKLYDQARSGMPRAISIAEPTKIGG; encoded by the coding sequence ATGGCAAGCAAGAAAAACAGACCTAGTACGGAGGTAAATGCCGGTTCTATGGCTGACATTGCTTTCCTTTTGCTCATTTTCTTTCTGGTAACTACCACGATGGCAAATGACAAAGGTATTGCGATGCTTTTGCCTCCGAAGCCGGATCCGAACCAGCCACCACCAGAGGTGAAGGAGAACGACAGGAATATCTTCAAGATACAAGCCAACTCGAAAGATTTGCTGCTTGTTGAAGATGAGCCACTCACTGATATTGAAGAGCTGAAGCCAATGATCAAGGAGTTTATCCTGAATTTTGGACGACCCTCGGAAGATGCCATGATGGTTTACAACGACCTTCCGGCGCCAATGAAAAGCTTTGTCAGCGCTTATGGACGAAGAAAGGATTCTTCTGACGGCCCTGATAAGGCTATAGTATCCTTCAAAGCCGATAGAGGTACGAGCTACGAACTTTACATCACCGTATTGGACGAAGTAAATGCCGCTTACAATGAAGTGTACGGTGAGAGAATAGGTAAAACTGCACAGGAGTTTCTTCAACTGGATCAGAAAGATCCGGAACAAAAGAAGCTGTATGATCAGGCTCGTTCAGGAATGCCCAGAGCGATTTCTATTGCGGAGCCTACTAAAATTGGAGGTTAA
- a CDS encoding MotA/TolQ/ExbB proton channel family protein, whose protein sequence is MKKLFASLLLTGVFAFSQFNAVAQDEVSSDSTAVVDSAAVEEVVAEPEPVAPMMEEVVDEPEQSFHQIVKEQFIAGGWEFMGIVLLCLIFGLAVAIERIITLNLATTNTKKLLANVENALASGGVEAAKEVCKNTKGPVASIFTQGLMRMSEGVEMVEKSIIAYGSVEMGKLERGMVWISLFISLAPMLGFMGTVIGMIGAFDAIAAAGDVSPALVADGIKIALLTTVGGLIVAVILQLFYNYLISKIDSLVNSMEDASITLVDILVKHNLSK, encoded by the coding sequence ATGAAAAAGTTATTCGCTTCGCTGTTGCTAACAGGCGTTTTTGCATTCAGCCAATTCAATGCAGTTGCTCAGGATGAAGTTTCCTCAGACAGTACTGCCGTGGTTGACTCTGCTGCTGTGGAAGAGGTGGTTGCTGAGCCTGAGCCTGTCGCTCCAATGATGGAAGAAGTTGTCGATGAGCCCGAGCAATCATTTCACCAAATTGTTAAAGAGCAGTTCATCGCAGGTGGTTGGGAATTTATGGGTATCGTTCTTTTGTGTTTGATCTTCGGTTTGGCGGTTGCCATCGAGCGTATCATCACTTTGAACCTCGCTACCACCAACACCAAAAAACTTCTTGCTAACGTTGAGAATGCGCTAGCTTCAGGAGGCGTTGAGGCAGCAAAAGAAGTTTGTAAAAATACTAAAGGCCCCGTTGCATCTATCTTTACTCAGGGACTAATGAGAATGTCAGAAGGCGTTGAAATGGTTGAGAAGTCAATCATTGCTTACGGTTCTGTTGAAATGGGTAAACTGGAAAGAGGAATGGTTTGGATATCTCTATTCATCTCTCTTGCTCCTATGCTTGGTTTCATGGGTACGGTAATTGGTATGATTGGTGCATTTGATGCAATTGCTGCAGCTGGTGACGTTTCTCCTGCTCTTGTGGCCGATGGTATCAAAATCGCCCTTTTGACAACGGTAGGTGGTCTTATCGTAGCTGTTATTCTTCAGTTGTTCTATAACTACCTTATTTCAAAGATCGATTCTCTTGTGAACTCAATGGAAGATGCCTCTATTACATTGGTAGACATCCTTGTAAAGCACAATCTTTCTAAGTAG
- a CDS encoding asparaginase — MNYKIVNIATASGLNPKSSILIIYTGGTFGMSYDETGSLVPFNFGLVIDKIPELKALDLKITVISFPEPTDSSNINISHWQDIGYIIYENYSQYDGFVILHGTDTMAYTASALSYMLDGLNKPVIFTGAQIPIGSTRSDARENLITALEIASTLEEDKPIISEVAIYFNFYLMRGNRSQKLRSSHFAAFESENYPYLAESGVTIEYNKSSIMAFRPGLKLKLHKGFDNNVTILKLFPGISESVVNSILGTPGLRGVVLETYGSGNTMNYDWFIKSLHSAVTRGIVIFNVSQCIGGKVIQGRYESSRILEEIGVLSGQDITTEAAITKLMFLLAKEKNTKEVKKKLIVPIAGEMS; from the coding sequence ATGAATTATAAGATTGTAAACATTGCCACCGCAAGTGGCCTTAACCCAAAAAGCAGTATCCTTATTATATATACCGGAGGCACGTTCGGTATGTCATATGATGAAACAGGATCTCTTGTCCCCTTTAACTTCGGCCTGGTGATTGATAAAATACCAGAGCTGAAGGCTCTTGACCTGAAAATTACCGTCATCTCATTTCCAGAGCCCACCGATTCCTCGAATATTAATATTTCACACTGGCAGGACATCGGCTATATTATTTACGAAAACTATTCTCAGTACGATGGCTTCGTAATACTTCATGGGACTGACACCATGGCTTATACAGCGTCCGCACTTAGCTACATGCTCGACGGGCTTAATAAGCCAGTTATCTTCACTGGTGCACAAATCCCCATCGGATCGACAAGGTCAGATGCCCGGGAGAACCTGATTACAGCACTCGAGATAGCCTCTACGCTTGAAGAAGACAAGCCAATTATCTCTGAAGTTGCCATCTACTTTAATTTTTACCTGATGAGAGGTAACCGATCACAAAAATTAAGGAGCAGTCATTTTGCGGCATTCGAATCGGAAAACTACCCATATTTGGCTGAGTCGGGTGTTACCATCGAATACAACAAGTCCTCAATCATGGCTTTTCGGCCTGGCCTTAAACTCAAACTTCATAAGGGATTCGACAATAATGTCACCATCTTAAAGCTTTTTCCTGGCATCAGTGAGAGTGTGGTCAATAGTATATTGGGCACGCCCGGACTTCGGGGAGTTGTGCTGGAAACCTATGGGTCGGGAAATACAATGAACTACGACTGGTTCATAAAAAGCCTTCATTCCGCTGTTACAAGAGGGATTGTCATCTTTAATGTAAGCCAGTGCATTGGAGGTAAAGTAATTCAGGGGCGCTACGAATCAAGCAGGATTCTCGAGGAAATAGGGGTGCTCAGCGGTCAGGACATCACTACTGAAGCTGCCATCACCAAACTAATGTTTCTGCTGGCAAAAGAGAAGAATACCAAGGAAGTTAAAAAGAAGCTAATAGTGCCAATTGCGGGGGAAATGAGCTAG
- a CDS encoding TatD family hydrolase, protein MQFVDTHAHIYSRKFSEEIHEMVARSFEGGVERIYMPNIDSESIDSMLALEDAYQGRCFSMMGVHPCSIKQGFESELKIAEEWLGKRKFAAIGEIGTDLYWDKTLIDYQKEAFTIQCQWAKEYGLPIVIHCRESIDLTTDLVESLKDERLNGVFHCFTGSADQAKRILELGFFLGIGGVSTFKNGGLDAVLPGLGADGLVLETDSPYLAPVPHRGKRNEPSYIPIIAQRVSELTGLSLAEVAETTTRNADQLFSYHQ, encoded by the coding sequence ATGCAGTTTGTTGATACCCACGCCCATATATATTCAAGAAAATTTTCAGAAGAAATTCACGAGATGGTGGCCCGCTCATTTGAAGGCGGGGTGGAGAGAATCTACATGCCTAATATAGATAGTGAGTCTATCGATAGTATGCTGGCACTGGAGGATGCTTATCAGGGTCGCTGCTTTTCAATGATGGGTGTGCACCCTTGTTCCATAAAGCAGGGGTTTGAAAGTGAGTTGAAGATTGCCGAAGAGTGGCTGGGAAAGCGGAAGTTTGCCGCTATTGGCGAAATAGGCACCGATCTTTATTGGGATAAAACCCTCATCGACTATCAGAAGGAAGCTTTTACCATACAGTGTCAGTGGGCAAAAGAGTATGGCTTGCCAATAGTTATTCATTGTCGTGAATCGATTGATCTGACTACTGACCTGGTGGAGTCTCTTAAAGACGAGCGACTTAATGGAGTATTTCATTGCTTTACCGGAAGTGCAGATCAGGCCAAAAGGATATTGGAATTAGGATTTTTTTTAGGAATAGGAGGAGTAAGTACTTTTAAAAACGGCGGACTTGATGCTGTTTTACCCGGGCTGGGTGCTGACGGGCTGGTTTTGGAGACAGACTCTCCTTATCTTGCACCAGTGCCGCATAGGGGCAAAAGAAACGAGCCTTCCTACATTCCAATTATTGCGCAGCGGGTTTCGGAACTTACCGGACTCTCCCTGGCTGAAGTGGCTGAAACAACCACAAGGAATGCAGATCAACTTTTCAGCTATCACCAATGA
- a CDS encoding glycosyltransferase — translation MSEIVGLILIFFIGSVLLTDILLLFFLKGDSSKDIATSLFDETNLPRVSVLVAARNEEATLSRCIKSLLGQQYPADKIEILIGNDASTDKTEVIARSFERESALLKVINIDHDMGSARGKANVLAQLAREASGEVYLITDADMSLPSTWCKAMVAAFEKDTGMVTGYTAINENSLFASFQAIDWAYAIGMMKVVSDLGTPVTGMGNNMAVLAKAYHQTGGYENMPFSVTEDFQLTRAILSRCYGFKQLISPPVTGITLPAASIKGLLHQRKRWMSGALQLPVAIVAVLGLQAIYYPLAAVLIVFYPWSILLVIAKGVVQSWFVYRTVRLSALPVKIGALVLFEFYSAIISLSTLLFSILPSGIKWKDRHY, via the coding sequence TTGAGTGAGATTGTCGGTTTGATTTTGATCTTTTTCATCGGCAGTGTGCTGCTTACCGACATATTGCTGCTTTTCTTTTTAAAGGGTGATTCAAGCAAGGATATCGCCACCAGTTTGTTCGATGAAACGAATCTTCCCAGGGTATCCGTGCTGGTGGCGGCGAGAAACGAGGAGGCGACCTTGTCGAGGTGCATTAAGAGTCTTTTGGGCCAGCAGTATCCTGCTGATAAAATAGAAATACTTATCGGAAACGATGCTTCCACCGATAAGACTGAGGTGATTGCCCGCTCATTTGAAAGGGAGAGCGCTCTGCTAAAAGTCATTAACATTGATCATGACATGGGCTCCGCCAGGGGCAAAGCAAACGTGCTGGCGCAGCTGGCCAGAGAGGCGTCTGGTGAAGTTTACCTCATTACCGATGCCGATATGTCGCTTCCATCTACGTGGTGTAAGGCCATGGTAGCAGCGTTTGAAAAAGACACGGGCATGGTAACAGGCTACACGGCGATAAACGAAAACAGCCTTTTTGCCTCCTTTCAGGCCATCGATTGGGCTTACGCCATCGGTATGATGAAGGTCGTATCCGATCTGGGCACCCCCGTAACCGGGATGGGCAATAACATGGCTGTTCTAGCAAAGGCTTATCATCAAACAGGCGGCTATGAGAACATGCCTTTTTCAGTTACGGAAGACTTTCAACTCACCAGGGCTATTTTATCCAGGTGCTATGGTTTCAAGCAACTGATCAGCCCACCCGTTACCGGCATTACTTTACCTGCAGCTAGTATCAAGGGCCTTTTGCATCAACGAAAGAGGTGGATGAGTGGAGCCCTCCAACTCCCCGTGGCCATCGTGGCTGTTTTGGGCCTTCAGGCTATCTACTATCCTCTGGCTGCTGTGTTGATCGTATTTTATCCATGGTCAATACTTTTGGTTATCGCAAAGGGTGTAGTTCAATCATGGTTTGTTTACAGAACCGTGCGCCTGTCGGCACTGCCTGTGAAAATTGGTGCGCTTGTTCTCTTCGAATTTTACTCGGCTATTATATCTTTGTCAACACTTTTGTTTTCCATTTTGCCTTCAGGAATAAAGTGGAAGGATAGACATTATTAG
- a CDS encoding polysaccharide deacetylase family protein: protein MLYFKKTPGWLKKLFPQATWNFDDTEKKIFLTFDDGPIPELTPWVLDTLKEFDARATFFYVGNNIKKHPELFKRASDEGHSIGNHTFNHLKGWRTSHEDYMANIALCEAAIVECGGGGPAGLFRPPYGQLTFSLAKKISANYRIIMWDYLTGDFDQSLSPEKCHVETIMGTKSGSIVIYHENVKAEARIKYSLPKFLDHFSSLGYQFCAIE, encoded by the coding sequence TTGCTCTACTTCAAAAAGACCCCCGGTTGGCTAAAGAAGTTGTTCCCTCAGGCGACCTGGAATTTTGACGATACCGAAAAAAAGATATTCCTGACTTTTGATGATGGCCCAATTCCCGAGCTCACTCCCTGGGTGCTCGACACGTTGAAGGAATTTGACGCCAGGGCTACTTTTTTTTATGTCGGCAATAATATCAAAAAACACCCGGAGCTGTTTAAGCGGGCCAGCGACGAAGGACACAGTATTGGCAATCACACCTTCAACCATCTGAAAGGATGGCGAACCTCTCATGAAGACTATATGGCCAATATAGCACTTTGTGAGGCAGCTATCGTTGAATGTGGAGGAGGAGGCCCCGCCGGGCTGTTCAGGCCGCCTTATGGGCAGCTGACCTTTTCGCTTGCAAAAAAGATATCGGCCAATTACCGCATTATCATGTGGGACTACTTAACTGGTGACTTCGATCAATCATTAAGCCCCGAAAAATGCCATGTAGAAACAATAATGGGAACTAAATCTGGTTCTATTGTCATTTATCACGAAAACGTGAAAGCAGAAGCCCGAATCAAGTACTCGTTGCCGAAATTTCTGGATCATTTTTCTTCACTAGGTTATCAGTTCTGTGCCATTGAGTGA
- a CDS encoding GAF domain-containing SpoIIE family protein phosphatase — protein MESVVTQQDLKELELNSLLEITQAINNNLAEASLYKIYHFTLLGNLKVKKLALYVMEDEWDCKLSFGVGNKKIPKLPACYQNLPEEVELDSNEPFWSEFHMAFPVQHKEKLLAVVFLGKQDDAQTEQGVSHNLTFIKALTNIILVAIENKKLARRQLEQEAYRKELEIARQVQTFLFPKNLPQLEKLQIEATYIPHKNVGGDYYDYVELSNGKFLLCIADVSGKGVPAALLMSNFQAALRVIVRKTYDVREIVYELNRQIMFNSNGENFITFFMTIYDHESGQMKYVNCGHNPPILFTESGFQALEEGTTILGIFEDLPFLNVGTVTGLKDFNFFCYTDGLTETFNAEGEEYGSERLMEALSDMTNKSLAGIHETVIKSLEDFKGAESYRDDITMLSCKVIS, from the coding sequence ATGGAGTCCGTAGTTACGCAACAAGATCTCAAAGAGCTGGAGTTAAATTCTTTGCTCGAAATCACTCAGGCTATCAACAATAACCTGGCGGAAGCCTCTTTGTATAAAATCTACCATTTTACCCTTCTCGGAAACCTCAAAGTAAAGAAGCTTGCGTTGTATGTAATGGAGGATGAGTGGGACTGCAAGCTCAGCTTTGGTGTAGGCAATAAAAAGATTCCAAAGCTCCCGGCATGTTACCAGAACCTGCCCGAGGAAGTTGAACTCGACTCGAATGAACCATTTTGGTCGGAGTTTCACATGGCATTTCCCGTTCAGCATAAGGAAAAGCTGCTGGCAGTGGTTTTCCTCGGTAAGCAAGACGACGCCCAGACGGAGCAGGGGGTGTCTCACAACCTTACATTCATTAAGGCATTGACCAATATCATATTGGTGGCTATTGAAAATAAGAAACTGGCACGAAGACAACTGGAACAAGAGGCTTACAGAAAGGAACTCGAGATTGCCAGACAGGTGCAGACTTTCCTTTTCCCAAAAAATCTTCCGCAGCTGGAGAAACTGCAAATAGAAGCCACTTATATTCCGCACAAAAATGTTGGCGGCGACTACTACGACTATGTGGAGCTGAGCAACGGGAAGTTTTTATTGTGTATCGCCGATGTGTCGGGAAAGGGCGTACCTGCGGCATTGCTCATGTCAAACTTTCAGGCAGCGTTGAGGGTGATAGTCAGGAAGACCTACGATGTGCGGGAAATAGTGTATGAGCTGAACCGGCAGATCATGTTCAACAGCAATGGCGAAAATTTCATCACCTTTTTCATGACCATTTACGATCATGAGTCGGGGCAGATGAAATATGTAAATTGTGGGCACAACCCACCGATTCTTTTTACAGAAAGCGGCTTTCAGGCACTGGAGGAGGGCACTACGATATTAGGGATTTTTGAAGACCTGCCCTTTTTGAATGTGGGCACCGTTACCGGACTCAAGGACTTCAACTTTTTCTGCTATACCGACGGGCTTACTGAGACTTTCAATGCGGAAGGCGAGGAATATGGCTCCGAAAGACTTATGGAGGCGCTTAGCGACATGACCAACAAGTCCCTGGCGGGTATCCACGAAACAGTGATCAAATCACTCGAAGATTTCAAAGGTGCAGAAAGCTACAGGGACGATATTACCATGCTTTCTTGTAAAGTCATAAGCTAG
- a CDS encoding transporter — MSDLEFDVLDELYFVTHFKELKNATNLSVESLKSTLTDLYRKGWLKVYESVAAEISDQQINLDHNFQNYFYLASKEGLLAHNGR; from the coding sequence ATGAGTGACCTGGAGTTTGATGTATTGGACGAGTTGTATTTCGTAACGCACTTCAAAGAATTGAAGAACGCAACCAACTTGTCAGTGGAAAGCCTTAAGTCTACCCTCACCGATTTATACCGTAAGGGATGGTTGAAAGTTTATGAAAGTGTAGCTGCCGAAATATCGGATCAGCAAATCAACTTAGATCACAACTTTCAAAACTACTTTTATCTGGCCAGCAAGGAAGGCCTGCTCGCTCACAATGGGCGCTAA